In Rhodospirillales bacterium, a genomic segment contains:
- a CDS encoding aspartate aminotransferase family protein — translation MHSALMSNYRRFDLAFERGEGPYLFSHDGRRYLDFAAGIAVAALGHCHPHLVAALQRQAERLWHCSNLYNVPEQERLAERLVGATFADRVLFSNSGAEAVECALKLVRKYHDDTGHPERYRVIACAGAFHGRTLATIAAGGSPRHLEGFAPAVDGFDHVAFGNVDQVRAAVTRETGAILVEPVQGEGGVRAASDAFLIGLREVADECGLLLIFDEVQCGMGRTGKLFAHEWAGVTPDVMAVAKGLGGGFPIGACLATEAAAAALSPGSHGSTFGGNPLAMAVGNAVLDVMLAEGFLESVQEAARHLDRHVTALAASYPQQITELRGRGLMRGLKLSSDVRPFVAQLMELGLLVVPAAEDVVRLVPPLIIGEQQVVEAAGILDTACAQLGDKAA, via the coding sequence GTGCACTCTGCGCTTATGTCCAACTATCGGCGCTTCGACCTCGCCTTCGAGCGGGGTGAAGGTCCGTATCTCTTCTCTCATGACGGACGGCGCTATCTTGACTTCGCGGCCGGCATCGCCGTCGCTGCGCTCGGACACTGCCATCCGCATCTGGTGGCGGCGTTGCAGCGGCAGGCGGAGCGGCTGTGGCACTGCTCCAACCTCTACAACGTTCCCGAGCAGGAACGCCTTGCCGAGCGGTTGGTGGGCGCCACTTTCGCCGACCGCGTGCTTTTCAGCAATTCGGGCGCCGAGGCCGTGGAGTGCGCCCTCAAGCTGGTCCGCAAGTACCACGATGACACTGGTCATCCCGAACGCTACCGGGTGATCGCCTGCGCCGGCGCCTTTCACGGCCGAACTCTGGCGACGATCGCCGCTGGCGGGTCGCCCCGCCACCTAGAAGGCTTCGCCCCTGCCGTCGATGGTTTCGACCACGTCGCGTTCGGCAACGTCGATCAGGTTCGAGCAGCGGTTACGAGAGAGACGGGTGCTATACTGGTGGAGCCGGTGCAGGGCGAAGGAGGAGTGCGCGCCGCCAGCGACGCGTTCCTGATCGGGTTGCGCGAGGTTGCGGACGAATGCGGGCTGCTGCTGATCTTCGATGAGGTGCAGTGCGGCATGGGCCGCACCGGCAAGCTGTTCGCCCACGAATGGGCAGGCGTGACGCCCGATGTCATGGCGGTGGCCAAGGGACTCGGCGGCGGCTTTCCGATCGGCGCCTGCTTGGCTACCGAAGCAGCCGCCGCTGCCCTCTCCCCGGGCAGTCATGGCAGCACGTTCGGCGGCAATCCGCTGGCGATGGCGGTGGGGAACGCAGTGCTCGACGTGATGCTGGCAGAGGGCTTTCTCGAAAGCGTGCAGGAAGCCGCCCGGCATCTCGACCGGCACGTGACGGCGCTCGCGGCTTCGTATCCGCAGCAGATTACGGAGCTGCGGGGGCGGGGGTTGATGCGCGGCCTCAAGCTGTCCTCCGATGTGCGGCCGTTCGTGGCGCAACTTATGGAGCTGGGGTTGCTGGTGGTGCCGGCCGCCGAGGATGTGGTGCGGCTGGTGCCGCCGTTGATCATCGGCGAACAACAGGTGGTCGAAGCGGCGGGGATTTTGGACACAGCATGCGCCCAGCTGGGCGACAAGGCCGCCTAG
- the rph gene encoding ribonuclease PH, whose product MRPSGRASDKLRQVVLETEVSKYAEGSCLVRFGDTHVLCTASVEDRVPAFIRDTGRGWVTAEYGMLPRATQERTAREAARGKQGGRTHEIQRLIGRSLRAVVDRAAMGEMQIRVDCDVIQADGGTRTASITGAYVALHLAFRRLVDLGILTSIPLIDQVAAVSCGIYKGAPVLDLDYAEDSAALTDANFVLTGRGGIVEIQATAEEAPFTDAQFADMLTLARKGVAELISHQRKVLVAPAG is encoded by the coding sequence ATGAGACCCTCCGGTCGCGCCTCCGACAAGCTGCGCCAAGTCGTTCTGGAGACGGAGGTGAGCAAGTACGCGGAGGGGTCGTGCCTGGTGCGGTTTGGGGACACCCACGTGCTTTGCACCGCTTCAGTGGAGGATCGCGTGCCGGCGTTCATCCGCGACACCGGCCGCGGCTGGGTGACGGCGGAATACGGGATGCTGCCGCGAGCTACACAAGAGCGCACCGCGCGCGAGGCGGCGCGCGGCAAGCAGGGCGGCCGCACGCACGAGATCCAGCGCTTGATCGGGCGCAGCCTGCGCGCGGTGGTTGACCGTGCCGCCATGGGTGAGATGCAGATTCGCGTCGACTGCGACGTCATCCAGGCCGACGGCGGCACCCGCACGGCGTCCATCACCGGCGCCTATGTCGCGCTGCATCTGGCGTTCCGGCGGCTGGTGGATCTCGGCATCCTGACGAGCATCCCGCTGATTGATCAGGTCGCCGCCGTCTCCTGCGGTATCTATAAAGGCGCGCCAGTGCTCGATCTGGACTACGCCGAGGACAGCGCTGCGCTGACCGACGCCAACTTCGTCCTCACCGGCCGCGGCGGCATCGTCGAGATTCAGGCCACCGCCGAGGAAGCGCCGTTCACGGATGCACAATTCGCCGACATGCTCACCCTGGCCCGCAAGGGCGTGGCCGAGCTGATTTCCCATCAGCGCAAGGTTCTGGTGGCGCCGGCTGGATGA
- the hrcA gene encoding heat-inducible transcriptional repressor HrcA, with the protein MLVSELNQRSRTIFRHIVDAYLETGEPIGSRTLSKRLSANSSLAFGAVSGLSQGLNLSPATIRNVMADLEEAGLLFAPHTSAGRLPTELGLRLFVDGLLRIGDLPEEERRNLSEQFAGSASSIEGLLEKATTTLSGLSHCAGLVMAPKNDGPLKHIEIVNLNPGRALVVLVHDNGMVENRIVEVPPDLRPSALVEASNFLSARLVGRSIADARAEILAELKTHEARLGDLAGKVVESGLATWAGGESGASLIVRGQANLLEEIQGIEELEQVRALFSILETKEMMLNVLSLVDNAEGVQIFIGSGNQLFNVAGCALIISPYRGSRRNIIGAIGVIGPTRMNYARIIPMVDYTAKLVGELIG; encoded by the coding sequence ATGCTGGTTTCTGAACTCAATCAGCGTTCGCGCACCATATTTCGCCACATCGTCGACGCCTACCTGGAGACCGGCGAACCGATCGGCTCGCGCACGCTGTCGAAGAGATTGAGCGCAAACTCTTCTCTGGCATTCGGAGCAGTTTCTGGATTATCTCAGGGCCTCAATCTCTCGCCGGCAACGATCCGCAATGTCATGGCGGATCTCGAAGAAGCCGGACTTCTGTTCGCGCCGCACACGTCCGCGGGCCGCCTGCCGACCGAGTTGGGCCTGCGTCTGTTCGTGGACGGGTTACTTCGCATAGGGGATCTCCCCGAGGAGGAACGCCGTAATCTTTCCGAGCAGTTCGCCGGCTCAGCGTCCAGCATCGAGGGCTTGCTGGAGAAGGCGACGACGACGCTGTCCGGGCTCTCCCACTGCGCCGGCTTGGTCATGGCGCCGAAGAACGACGGTCCCCTCAAGCACATCGAGATCGTCAATCTCAACCCCGGCCGCGCGCTGGTCGTTCTCGTCCACGACAACGGCATGGTCGAGAACCGCATCGTCGAAGTGCCGCCGGACCTCCGCCCGTCGGCCCTCGTAGAAGCCTCGAACTTCCTGAGCGCGCGCCTGGTCGGCCGGTCCATCGCCGATGCCCGCGCAGAAATCCTCGCCGAGCTCAAGACGCACGAGGCACGTCTCGGCGATCTCGCCGGCAAGGTGGTGGAATCGGGTCTCGCGACTTGGGCGGGGGGCGAAAGCGGCGCATCGCTGATCGTTCGCGGGCAGGCCAACCTGCTCGAGGAAATCCAGGGCATCGAGGAGTTGGAGCAGGTCCGTGCCCTGTTCTCGATCCTCGAAACCAAGGAGATGATGCTCAACGTGCTGTCCCTCGTCGACAATGCCGAGGGCGTCCAGATCTTCATCGGTTCCGGAAACCAGCTATTCAACGTTGCCGGGTGCGCACTGATTATAAGCCCATATCGGGGTAGCCGCCGCAACATCATCGGCGCCATCGGCGTGATCGGACCGACCCGCATGAATTATGCGCGAATCATTCCGATGGTAGACTACACCGCCAAGCTGGTCGGGGAATTGATCGGCTGA
- the grpE gene encoding nucleotide exchange factor GrpE, translating to MSREKANDNIEIRGQSPEVDRAAQVASNAREMGGGETATDAYDATSLAEGDGAQTADPVDTAALLERLAAADAEIAELKDKHLRALAEMENLRRRAARERQDAGNYAVTGFARELLAVADNLQRALAAVDREACQNDPALSALVAGVEMTEKALLAAFARHGITPIEADGQPFDPNVHEAMFELPNDAVPHGTVVQILEPGYRIHDRPLRPARVGVSRGGPRSAPQDGAGGINEPHRAEAAPAVDKEV from the coding sequence ATGTCACGAGAAAAAGCCAACGACAACATCGAGATCCGGGGGCAAAGCCCGGAGGTGGACCGAGCCGCACAGGTCGCATCCAACGCTCGCGAGATGGGCGGTGGAGAGACAGCGACCGACGCATATGACGCCACCTCGCTGGCCGAGGGTGACGGGGCGCAGACCGCTGATCCGGTGGATACGGCAGCCTTGCTCGAACGCCTCGCTGCAGCCGACGCCGAGATCGCCGAACTGAAGGATAAGCATCTGCGGGCGCTGGCGGAGATGGAAAACCTGCGGCGGCGCGCGGCGCGGGAGCGTCAAGATGCCGGCAACTACGCGGTAACCGGCTTCGCTCGCGAATTGCTTGCGGTTGCCGACAACCTGCAGCGTGCCTTGGCTGCCGTTGATCGCGAGGCCTGCCAGAACGACCCTGCCCTGAGCGCGTTGGTCGCCGGCGTGGAGATGACGGAGAAGGCCTTGCTTGCCGCGTTCGCACGCCACGGCATCACCCCCATCGAAGCGGACGGCCAGCCGTTCGATCCCAACGTGCATGAGGCGATGTTCGAGTTGCCGAACGACGCGGTTCCGCATGGCACGGTGGTTCAGATCCTGGAACCCGGCTACCGCATCCACGATCGTCCCCTGCGCCCCGCCCGCGTGGGTGTTTCCCGAGGCGGACCGAGATCGGCGCCGCAAGACGGGGCCGGCGGGATCAACGAACCTCACCGCGCCGAAGCCGCGCCCGCTGTCGACAAGGAGGTCTAG